A window of the Isosphaera pallida ATCC 43644 genome harbors these coding sequences:
- a CDS encoding HpcH/HpaI aldolase family protein, which produces MRTNAVKAALKQGMPQVGTWLSLGNVVAARFLARAGFPWLTVDLEHSHTDIQTAAHMFAAIADAHTDCLPLARVPSARHDHIKRALDCGAMGVVVPMVMNGGEARMMVAATRYPPQGDRSVGGNLHALNADASPSVYYQRANNEILTVLQIEHIKAVEVADDITSVPGVDAIFVGPNDLAASMRAADGTPPTTDEFEAALAAIRQSCERHGVAPGLHVFSVEEAQQRIDQGWRFLALNSDLKFLLDAASAASRVFHPDRVSGDLAKY; this is translated from the coding sequence ATGCGAACCAACGCTGTCAAAGCCGCGCTCAAACAGGGGATGCCTCAAGTCGGAACCTGGCTTTCGTTGGGGAACGTGGTCGCCGCGCGGTTCCTGGCGCGGGCGGGGTTCCCTTGGTTGACGGTCGACCTGGAGCACTCCCACACCGACATTCAAACCGCCGCCCATATGTTCGCTGCCATCGCCGACGCCCACACCGACTGCTTACCCCTAGCACGCGTCCCGTCGGCTCGTCACGACCACATCAAACGGGCGCTGGATTGCGGCGCGATGGGGGTGGTGGTACCGATGGTCATGAATGGTGGAGAAGCCCGTATGATGGTAGCCGCCACCCGCTATCCTCCCCAGGGCGACCGTTCGGTGGGAGGAAATCTCCACGCCCTCAACGCCGATGCGTCACCTTCGGTCTACTACCAACGCGCCAACAACGAAATCCTGACCGTCCTCCAAATCGAACATATCAAGGCGGTCGAAGTCGCCGACGACATCACCTCTGTGCCCGGTGTGGACGCCATCTTCGTCGGCCCCAACGATCTCGCCGCCTCGATGCGCGCCGCGGACGGTACCCCACCGACCACCGACGAATTCGAGGCCGCATTAGCAGCGATCCGTCAGTCCTGCGAACGTCACGGAGTCGCTCCCGGGCTCCACGTCTTCTCGGTCGAGGAGGCCCAACAGCGCATCGATCAGGGTTGGCGCTTCCTCGCCCTCAACAGCGACCTCAAGTTCCTGCTCGACGCCGCATCGGCGGCTTCGCGGGTCTTCCACCCCGATCGCGTTTCCGGCGATCTGGCTAAGTATTGA
- a CDS encoding Maf family protein: MAFELILASGSPRRKMLLEQAGYTFQVEVSDVPEPEPEPGVPAEEYVTTLAWRKARAVALRRGRGWILGADTTCTVDGVCLNKPVDRADAERMIRLQEGREVPVMTGICLYHAETHQWLGAVERSWCRFRTLSDSERTAYLDSLAWRGKAGAYGLQDNDPIVSLVSGSWSNVVGLPLERFQTLWAWANALSQRG, from the coding sequence ATGGCGTTCGAGTTGATTTTGGCGAGTGGCTCGCCACGGCGGAAGATGTTGTTAGAGCAAGCAGGTTATACGTTTCAGGTGGAAGTCTCGGACGTTCCCGAACCGGAGCCGGAACCTGGTGTTCCAGCCGAGGAGTACGTGACGACGTTGGCCTGGCGCAAAGCGCGGGCGGTGGCATTGCGACGGGGTCGAGGGTGGATTTTGGGAGCCGACACCACCTGCACGGTGGATGGGGTGTGTCTCAACAAGCCGGTTGATCGCGCTGATGCGGAGCGGATGATCCGGCTCCAGGAGGGGCGGGAAGTGCCGGTGATGACCGGCATTTGCCTCTACCACGCCGAGACCCATCAATGGCTAGGCGCGGTCGAGAGGAGTTGGTGTCGGTTCCGGACCTTGAGCGATTCGGAACGAACAGCGTATTTGGACTCGCTGGCCTGGCGGGGTAAGGCCGGCGCGTATGGCCTGCAGGATAACGATCCGATCGTCTCGTTGGTGAGTGGAAGTTGGTCCAACGTGGTAGGACTTCCCCTCGAACGGTTCCAAACGCTCTGGGCTTGGGCAAACGCTCTCAGTCAGCGAGGATGA
- a CDS encoding NADPH-dependent assimilatory sulfite reductase hemoprotein subunit, whose product MSAKDQPSKVEEVKEASNYLRGFVAEEAFNGLPNYSEEAYNILKFHGSYQQDDRDVRVERKKAGLDKAYSMMIRSRIPGGKITAEQYLEHDRLAMELGNRTLRITTRQSFQLHGVLKNDLPTVIRRINEVLLSTLAACGDVERNVLSCPAPIRDDIRDRMQADADLFASHFAPRTNSYWELWLDGEKIDNPLLPQPRPTLIPTPADTEVEPIYGRHYLPRKFKTAFSLPFDNCTDVYANDLGFLAVIEAGQLVGYNVLVGGGLGTTPSNKNTFPHLGKDLCFVTREGVLEIGEAVIKAYRDLGNRADRKRARIKYLVADLGIDAFRSKVEEYLGHPTEPPRPNPVTGVDDHMGWHEQGDGKLFLGIPIENGRVRDVGALRLATALRTLFQTYKMPARLTCQQSILLCDLDPAWRDEINQLLADHGVARVETISTVRRWAMACPAMPTCGLAVTESERVLPRLLDQLEQRLAELGLADEVFTVRMTGCPNGCARPYNADIGLVGRSAGKAKPGDEGPVAGTYTLFLGGSLVGHRLASLYKDYVPFDRLVDELTPIFARFKTDRQPNETFGDFCDRLGVERLAAIVAEAEANGSANGTARTS is encoded by the coding sequence ATGAGCGCGAAGGATCAACCGAGCAAGGTGGAGGAAGTCAAGGAGGCCAGCAACTACCTCCGCGGGTTTGTGGCCGAGGAGGCGTTCAACGGTCTGCCGAATTACAGCGAGGAAGCCTACAACATCCTGAAGTTTCATGGGTCGTATCAGCAGGACGACCGGGATGTGCGGGTCGAGCGTAAGAAGGCCGGCCTGGACAAGGCCTACTCGATGATGATTCGGTCGCGGATTCCCGGCGGCAAGATCACTGCCGAGCAATACCTCGAACACGACCGCCTGGCGATGGAGTTGGGCAACCGAACGCTTCGTATCACCACCCGGCAATCGTTTCAGCTTCACGGGGTGCTCAAAAACGACCTCCCCACGGTCATCCGTCGCATCAATGAGGTTCTGCTTTCCACCCTGGCGGCCTGCGGCGACGTGGAACGGAACGTGTTGAGCTGTCCGGCGCCGATTCGGGACGACATCCGGGATCGAATGCAAGCCGACGCGGATCTGTTCGCGTCCCACTTCGCGCCCCGCACCAACTCGTACTGGGAGTTGTGGCTGGATGGCGAGAAAATCGACAATCCCCTCCTTCCCCAACCCCGGCCCACCTTGATCCCCACCCCGGCGGATACCGAGGTCGAACCCATCTATGGCCGTCATTACCTACCGCGTAAGTTCAAAACCGCCTTCTCACTGCCATTCGATAATTGTACAGATGTTTATGCAAATGACCTCGGCTTTTTGGCGGTGATTGAGGCTGGCCAACTTGTCGGTTACAACGTTCTGGTCGGCGGCGGTCTGGGCACGACCCCGAGCAACAAAAACACCTTCCCCCACTTGGGCAAAGATCTCTGTTTTGTGACCCGCGAGGGGGTGCTGGAGATTGGCGAGGCGGTCATCAAGGCGTACCGCGACCTGGGCAACCGCGCCGATCGCAAGCGTGCGCGGATCAAGTATCTGGTGGCCGACCTAGGCATCGACGCCTTCCGGTCCAAAGTCGAGGAGTACCTCGGACATCCAACGGAACCGCCGCGTCCCAACCCCGTCACGGGGGTGGACGACCACATGGGTTGGCACGAACAGGGGGACGGCAAGCTGTTCTTGGGGATTCCAATTGAGAACGGCCGAGTGCGTGATGTCGGTGCGCTGCGTTTAGCCACAGCGCTTCGGACTTTATTCCAAACCTACAAGATGCCTGCACGGTTGACCTGTCAGCAGTCGATCCTGCTTTGCGACCTCGACCCTGCATGGCGGGACGAGATCAATCAACTCCTCGCGGATCACGGGGTAGCGAGGGTTGAGACGATTTCGACGGTTCGGCGTTGGGCGATGGCTTGTCCGGCGATGCCGACCTGTGGCTTGGCCGTTACCGAGAGTGAGCGGGTGCTACCCCGCTTGCTGGACCAGTTGGAACAGCGTCTGGCCGAGTTGGGCTTGGCCGACGAAGTGTTTACCGTGCGGATGACCGGCTGCCCCAACGGTTGCGCTCGGCCCTACAACGCTGATATCGGCTTGGTGGGACGCTCTGCTGGCAAAGCCAAGCCGGGTGACGAAGGCCCGGTGGCCGGCACCTACACGCTGTTCCTGGGCGGCAGCCTCGTTGGCCATCGTTTGGCCAGTCTCTACAAGGATTACGTGCCGTTCGATCGCCTGGTAGACGAGTTGACCCCGATCTTCGCCCGCTTCAAAACCGATCGGCAACCCAACGAGACCTTCGGCGACTTCTGCGATCGCCTGGGAGTCGAACGCTTGGCCGCGATTGTCGCGGAGGCTGAAGCCAACGGGAGCGCCAACGGAACGGCCCGGACCTCGTAA
- a CDS encoding formate--tetrahydrofolate ligase codes for MPAVELSPGLRPIEAVARDLDLAPELWEPYGRDKAKVKLEVLAQRPAGGKLILVSAITPTPAGEGKTTTSIGLAQGLRKIGKRSILALRQPSMGPVFGRKGGATGGGASRLEPSDAINLGLTGDFHAIAAAHNLLAATIDNRLHFRQTTLDPRQVLWKRTLDTNDRALRSIVLGLGGKLQGVPRESGFDITAASEIMAILCLAESRADLRARLERILIGFTPEGEPVTAAETRVVGAMTAILNEAILPNLVQSREGTPALVHGGPFANIAHGCNSVLATRMALALGEYAVTEAGFAFDLGAEKFFNLKCRQAKLNPAAVVLVATIRALKMHGGQALDDLDRPDVEAVERGLDNLEAHLDAAAHFGKPVVVSINRFPSDTQKEFDAVIRRVESRGVPIAVADVFGQGGAGAIELAEKVVEAATFETALRTLYPVDADPVAKIETIARAIYGADGVTITPAAAAKLAKARQLGDAHLPICMAKTQDSLSDNPKLRGRPKGFTITVRDIEFARGAGFLVALTGDLLRMPGLPARPAAERIDVDEHGRITGLT; via the coding sequence ATGCCTGCTGTTGAACTGTCGCCGGGTTTGCGTCCGATTGAGGCGGTGGCACGTGATTTGGACCTCGCGCCCGAACTTTGGGAACCCTATGGCCGGGATAAAGCCAAGGTCAAACTGGAGGTGTTGGCCCAACGTCCCGCCGGCGGCAAGCTGATTTTGGTGTCAGCCATCACGCCGACTCCAGCGGGTGAAGGCAAAACCACCACCTCGATCGGTCTGGCTCAAGGGTTGCGCAAAATCGGCAAACGCTCGATTTTGGCGCTTCGGCAACCCTCAATGGGTCCGGTCTTCGGCCGCAAGGGGGGGGCCACCGGCGGAGGAGCAAGTCGCTTGGAACCCTCCGACGCGATCAATTTGGGTTTGACCGGCGACTTCCACGCCATTGCCGCCGCGCACAACCTGCTGGCCGCGACCATTGACAATCGCTTGCATTTTCGCCAGACCACGCTCGATCCTCGTCAAGTGCTTTGGAAGCGAACTCTGGACACCAATGATCGGGCGTTGCGGTCGATTGTGCTGGGTCTGGGCGGCAAATTGCAAGGGGTGCCCCGCGAAAGCGGTTTCGACATCACCGCTGCAAGTGAGATTATGGCGATCCTTTGTCTGGCGGAAAGCCGGGCAGATCTGCGGGCGCGTCTGGAGCGGATCCTAATCGGCTTCACCCCCGAAGGCGAGCCGGTCACGGCGGCCGAGACCAGAGTGGTCGGAGCCATGACAGCGATTCTCAACGAGGCGATACTGCCCAACTTGGTCCAATCGCGCGAAGGAACTCCCGCCTTGGTCCACGGCGGCCCGTTTGCCAATATCGCACATGGTTGCAACTCGGTGCTGGCTACCCGCATGGCGCTGGCCTTGGGTGAATACGCCGTCACCGAGGCCGGATTCGCCTTTGACCTAGGAGCTGAGAAATTCTTCAACCTTAAGTGCCGACAGGCCAAGCTCAATCCCGCTGCTGTGGTTCTGGTCGCCACCATTCGCGCGTTGAAGATGCACGGTGGCCAAGCGCTGGATGACCTCGATCGCCCCGACGTCGAGGCGGTCGAGCGTGGTTTGGACAACCTCGAAGCCCATCTCGACGCAGCCGCTCACTTCGGTAAACCGGTCGTGGTGTCGATCAATCGGTTCCCCTCCGATACCCAAAAGGAGTTCGACGCGGTGATTCGTCGCGTCGAGTCGCGTGGCGTTCCCATTGCTGTGGCCGATGTGTTCGGCCAAGGCGGCGCGGGTGCGATCGAACTCGCGGAGAAGGTGGTCGAAGCCGCCACCTTTGAGACCGCATTGCGCACGCTTTACCCGGTGGATGCCGACCCGGTGGCCAAAATTGAAACAATCGCCAGGGCGATTTACGGAGCGGACGGCGTCACGATCACTCCGGCCGCTGCGGCGAAACTCGCCAAAGCGCGGCAACTGGGCGATGCTCATTTGCCAATCTGCATGGCCAAGACTCAGGATTCGCTGTCGGACAACCCCAAACTGCGTGGTCGCCCCAAGGGGTTTACCATCACAGTGCGCGACATCGAATTCGCCCGCGGGGCGGGCTTTCTCGTCGCTCTCACGGGCGACCTGCTGCGGATGCCAGGACTACCCGCCCGACCTGCCGCCGAACGAATCGACGTGGACGAACATGGTCGAATCACTGGTTTGACATGA
- a CDS encoding GTPase family protein, which translates to MNNPVKQLLGSPWRWLLAGLPLALPTAILITAGFFWLVEHHWIWPWAIGSAVLTTLGWWGLRWLAGRRLRLAAELVQPAPEWCPRGKTAWEAIRRIEERIDRGELNVVEPNDAAPLMLETIRAVAQTFHPDSSHPELEVPIPALLKIVERVAADVNAMILSTVPGSHLLTIADLKGLGGLATHGKNAYDLYRLGSFAMNPYRALVREAGNLISQQVVWPLIGEAKKSALKYVVRQTGQYAIDLYSGRFDFGVAPEDPALVGTQSRPTVEAVQTIAARERATLAEPFRIVLVGTRGAGKSSLVNALAGELKAVADPVRGTKGVVPYRLILTQPENHSPNINPAESQRVSNEETALIYDTAGLNEGLGEERSESFLATLEAIRQADAVILVCPANMADRSAERRWIDAARAELAANPARHPIPILVALTKIDLVRPFREWNPPYDLNLPNTTKAQTIRAVVEAVSQDLDLPPERIVPVRLDTRPPYNVREALWPTVWHILDAEGRSNRMSRVMEAFQDERKWSMVWEQTVNAGRVMASAALSAAQQARKTFQTLLASSPVVMLDQLKHRRP; encoded by the coding sequence ATGAACAATCCGGTCAAGCAGTTGCTTGGAAGTCCCTGGCGTTGGTTGCTGGCGGGTTTGCCGCTGGCGTTGCCCACGGCGATTCTGATAACCGCTGGCTTCTTCTGGCTAGTGGAACATCATTGGATATGGCCCTGGGCGATTGGTTCGGCGGTGCTGACGACCCTGGGCTGGTGGGGGTTGCGTTGGTTGGCGGGACGGCGATTGCGCTTGGCCGCCGAGCTGGTCCAACCGGCTCCCGAATGGTGTCCCCGAGGAAAAACCGCCTGGGAAGCGATTCGACGGATTGAAGAGCGAATCGATCGGGGCGAACTCAACGTGGTGGAACCCAACGACGCTGCTCCGTTGATGCTGGAGACGATTCGGGCTGTGGCGCAAACCTTTCACCCCGACTCATCCCATCCCGAGTTGGAGGTGCCGATTCCCGCCCTGCTCAAGATCGTTGAACGGGTGGCCGCCGACGTCAACGCGATGATCCTTTCGACCGTGCCCGGCTCGCATCTGTTGACGATCGCCGACCTCAAAGGACTGGGCGGTTTGGCCACCCACGGGAAAAACGCTTACGACCTGTACCGTCTGGGCAGCTTCGCCATGAATCCCTATCGCGCGTTGGTACGTGAGGCGGGCAACCTGATCAGTCAACAGGTGGTGTGGCCATTGATCGGCGAAGCCAAAAAATCGGCACTCAAATATGTAGTGCGGCAAACAGGCCAATATGCGATTGATCTTTACAGCGGCCGATTCGATTTCGGAGTCGCCCCCGAGGATCCCGCCTTAGTTGGAACACAATCGCGTCCGACAGTCGAAGCGGTTCAAACCATCGCCGCGCGCGAGCGGGCGACGTTGGCCGAACCGTTCCGGATCGTACTGGTAGGAACCCGGGGTGCGGGCAAGTCCAGCCTAGTTAACGCCTTGGCGGGCGAACTGAAAGCGGTGGCCGACCCAGTGCGTGGCACCAAGGGCGTGGTTCCCTATCGTTTGATCCTCACCCAACCCGAGAACCACTCGCCAAACATCAACCCCGCGGAATCGCAGCGGGTTTCCAACGAGGAGACGGCGTTGATTTACGACACCGCCGGACTCAACGAGGGACTGGGGGAGGAACGCTCCGAATCGTTCCTGGCTACGTTGGAAGCGATTCGACAGGCCGACGCGGTGATTCTGGTCTGCCCGGCCAACATGGCCGACCGCTCCGCGGAACGCCGCTGGATCGATGCGGCCCGCGCTGAGCTCGCCGCCAATCCGGCGCGTCATCCCATCCCAATTTTGGTCGCGCTGACCAAGATCGATCTGGTGCGACCCTTCCGGGAATGGAATCCGCCTTACGACCTCAACCTCCCCAACACAACCAAAGCCCAAACTATCCGCGCTGTTGTCGAGGCGGTTTCTCAAGACCTCGACCTCCCACCCGAGCGGATCGTTCCGGTTCGCTTGGACACTCGACCACCCTACAATGTTCGGGAAGCGCTTTGGCCGACCGTGTGGCACATTCTGGACGCCGAGGGTAGGAGCAACCGGATGAGTCGGGTTATGGAAGCCTTCCAGGACGAACGCAAGTGGTCAATGGTCTGGGAGCAAACCGTCAACGCAGGGCGGGTGATGGCCAGCGCGGCCTTGAGTGCCGCTCAGCAGGCGCGGAAAACATTCCAAACCCTGCTGGCCTCGTCGCCCGTGGTGATGCTGGATCAGCTGAAACACCGTCGGCCATAA
- a CDS encoding GTPase family protein codes for MTNFKGWVESAWHNVTGRLTNREVEAGDAAARSEAHLGSLNQEGTTSEVQEEERFLEALRQAQTHMAIPVVWLLGKTQSGKTSIVRALTGSTRAEIGNGFQPCTRTASIYHFPNETTPLIRFLDTRGLGEIHYDPTDDLRQFQDQAHLLMIVVKAMDPNQRAVLEAARMIRRARPNWPILVVQTNLHEGYPHGMNHPPQEVFDQVPWPSEIPSDLARSLTAQRAEFAELGPDLTYVAVDLTREEDGFTPVDYRLPALWKAIEETLPMGLRTILEQDAHERLDDRRRRAHPRIIAHAAAAAAAAAMPIPYLGTPALLSIQTRLAYDLARLYNRPMTPARLGELAAALGVGFLGRLGARELLKVIPGLGSAVSATMAATVTFALGYTLCAYFEALERGELPNSQLFRELYRRELERGKVKMADYLKSSRRC; via the coding sequence ATGACCAACTTCAAAGGGTGGGTTGAATCGGCGTGGCACAACGTGACGGGGCGTTTGACAAACCGCGAAGTCGAGGCCGGCGACGCCGCGGCCCGGTCCGAAGCTCATCTGGGTTCGCTCAATCAAGAGGGAACCACGAGCGAGGTCCAAGAAGAAGAACGTTTTCTGGAGGCGTTGCGTCAAGCCCAGACGCATATGGCCATCCCGGTGGTTTGGCTGCTAGGCAAAACCCAATCGGGCAAGACCTCGATCGTGCGGGCGTTGACCGGCTCGACACGCGCCGAGATCGGCAACGGCTTCCAACCTTGCACCCGCACCGCCTCGATCTATCACTTTCCCAATGAGACAACACCGCTGATTCGGTTTTTGGACACCCGGGGGTTGGGCGAAATCCACTACGATCCTACCGACGATCTTCGACAATTTCAGGACCAAGCGCACCTCTTGATGATTGTGGTCAAGGCGATGGATCCCAACCAGCGCGCGGTTCTTGAAGCCGCGCGGATGATCCGGCGTGCGCGACCCAACTGGCCGATTCTGGTGGTTCAAACCAACCTCCACGAAGGCTATCCCCACGGCATGAATCATCCTCCTCAAGAGGTCTTCGACCAGGTTCCCTGGCCCTCCGAGATCCCAAGCGATCTGGCTCGAAGCCTCACCGCCCAACGCGCGGAGTTCGCCGAACTCGGCCCGGATTTGACCTACGTCGCGGTCGATCTGACACGGGAGGAGGATGGATTCACGCCAGTGGATTACCGTCTGCCCGCGCTGTGGAAAGCGATCGAGGAGACCCTGCCGATGGGCTTGCGGACGATCCTGGAACAGGACGCCCACGAGCGCTTGGATGACCGCCGCCGCCGCGCCCACCCCCGCATCATCGCGCATGCGGCCGCGGCCGCAGCGGCCGCGGCCATGCCAATTCCCTACCTGGGCACTCCGGCGTTGTTGTCGATCCAAACCCGTCTGGCTTACGATCTGGCTCGGCTTTACAACCGCCCCATGACCCCCGCTCGTCTGGGTGAACTGGCCGCCGCATTGGGAGTAGGCTTTTTGGGACGTCTTGGCGCGCGCGAACTGCTCAAGGTCATCCCCGGCCTGGGTTCGGCGGTCTCCGCCACGATGGCCGCCACCGTCACCTTCGCGCTGGGTTACACCCTTTGCGCTTACTTCGAGGCATTGGAACGAGGCGAACTCCCCAACTCTCAACTGTTTCGAGAACTGTATCGACGTGAACTCGAACGAGGCAAGGTCAAAATGGCAGACTACCTCAAGTCGAGCCGAAGATGCTGA
- a CDS encoding metal ABC transporter permease yields MTFGNATWSALAQGDGTNWWDIDPITVAWTLAVALTVNLSCAILGCFLVVRRMSLLGDAISHAVLPGLVVAFLLAGRIASGPMFIGATLAGLFTAWASRALASTGRVRDDASLGIVFTTMFALGVVLIHAYADNVDLDPGCVLYGSIELTSLERISLPWPGGGTWSVPRALFAPLLALCATLILVSRAWNELVWTSFDPGHAAAAGLNVERIHRAFLVVTAATTVASFEAVGSILVVAMLIVPAACARLLTSRLEMMIILACFVGAFSAVGGFVLAAALDTNMAGMTAGVAGGFFALAVVGSPSQGVVARVWRRVRLAARIADEDVLAWLYRADERGRIARVSELPDRATAGGSALRNALGRLIRQGQVRRGEGDALHLTQGGREAGEAQVRAHRLWESYLDRHFDLPLDHLHDPAEEAEHYLGPDLQRQILAELGSGSIDADPHGATIPLEPGLQPDRRSTVPQKFQSSAGESEPSSVELPDESNLPKATSSP; encoded by the coding sequence ATGACCTTTGGAAACGCGACGTGGTCCGCGCTGGCGCAAGGGGATGGAACCAATTGGTGGGACATCGATCCGATCACCGTCGCTTGGACCTTAGCAGTGGCGTTGACGGTGAATCTCTCCTGCGCGATTCTGGGTTGCTTTTTGGTCGTGAGGCGGATGAGTCTGTTGGGAGACGCGATCTCGCACGCGGTTCTGCCGGGTCTGGTGGTCGCCTTCCTCTTGGCCGGTCGCATCGCCTCGGGGCCGATGTTCATTGGGGCGACCCTAGCCGGTCTCTTCACCGCCTGGGCCAGTCGCGCCCTCGCCTCCACGGGACGGGTTCGGGACGACGCCAGCTTGGGAATCGTCTTCACGACCATGTTCGCTCTCGGCGTGGTACTCATCCATGCTTATGCCGACAACGTCGATCTCGACCCTGGATGTGTCCTTTATGGTTCAATCGAATTAACCTCGCTGGAACGAATCAGTCTACCCTGGCCGGGTGGTGGAACCTGGAGTGTTCCCCGCGCGTTGTTTGCCCCCCTGCTGGCGCTCTGCGCCACACTGATCCTGGTGTCGCGGGCCTGGAACGAATTAGTTTGGACCTCGTTCGATCCTGGCCACGCCGCGGCCGCCGGCTTGAATGTTGAACGTATCCATCGGGCGTTTTTGGTTGTCACCGCCGCCACGACGGTCGCCTCCTTCGAGGCGGTGGGGTCAATCCTTGTGGTAGCGATGCTGATTGTGCCAGCTGCGTGCGCTCGATTACTTACATCTCGGTTAGAGATGATGATAATCCTTGCTTGTTTCGTGGGGGCTTTCAGCGCGGTGGGCGGTTTTGTGCTGGCCGCGGCGCTGGACACCAACATGGCTGGAATGACCGCCGGAGTCGCGGGGGGGTTCTTCGCCTTGGCGGTGGTGGGTTCGCCTTCCCAGGGAGTGGTCGCGCGGGTGTGGCGTCGAGTGCGTTTGGCCGCGCGGATTGCCGACGAGGACGTGCTGGCCTGGCTTTATCGAGCCGACGAGCGTGGCCGAATCGCGCGGGTTTCGGAGTTACCCGACCGGGCCACAGCAGGCGGATCGGCTCTGCGCAACGCGCTGGGGCGGCTGATTCGCCAGGGGCAGGTGCGACGCGGCGAAGGGGACGCTCTCCATCTCACCCAAGGCGGACGTGAGGCCGGCGAAGCTCAGGTGCGGGCGCATCGTCTTTGGGAGTCCTACCTCGACCGTCATTTCGACCTGCCGCTGGATCACCTTCACGACCCGGCCGAGGAGGCCGAGCATTATCTGGGGCCCGACCTCCAACGGCAGATTTTGGCCGAATTGGGGTCCGGCTCGATTGACGCGGATCCCCACGGCGCGACCATTCCACTGGAACCCGGTTTGCAGCCCGACCGGAGATCGACAGTCCCTCAAAAATTCCAATCGTCTGCGGGAGAATCTGAACCGAGTTCGGTCGAATTACCGGACGAGAGCAACTTGCCGAAGGCAACTTCCTCCCCCTAA
- a CDS encoding metal ABC transporter permease, with protein MNASNSLDWLTSYNTWVVLGGVGLLGANAGMVGTFAVLRGRSLMGDALAHAALPGVCLGFWVAGGRAVGPMLLGALLTGCLGLLVLAFLKRWTRLPDDAGLGVVLSVFFGVGIVMSRLIQNNAAGGAKAGLESYILGKTAGILMSDLLVIAVVALISALLVGLMFKEFLMVAFDEGFARAVGLPTTTLDLAMTSLTALTVIVGLPAVGVVMMAALLIIPAASARLWSDRLEIVLLVAASLGAVASASGALTSAALNLPAGPTVVLSGAGLFLLSLLLAPRRGLLTTRWRAWCQTQALKITDPRFNRAMIRAFFERHPQMLNDLEDLNSLRLERLLSPEEFAALAERVRLDLVREETQEARS; from the coding sequence ATGAACGCATCCAACTCGCTCGACTGGTTGACGAGTTACAACACCTGGGTGGTGCTGGGCGGAGTGGGCTTGCTGGGAGCCAACGCCGGCATGGTAGGCACGTTTGCCGTGTTGCGGGGCCGCTCGCTCATGGGCGACGCCCTGGCCCACGCCGCTTTGCCCGGCGTCTGCCTGGGGTTTTGGGTCGCGGGCGGTCGCGCGGTCGGCCCCATGCTGCTCGGGGCGCTCTTGACCGGTTGCCTGGGTCTGCTGGTTCTCGCGTTCCTCAAACGCTGGACACGATTGCCCGACGACGCGGGACTTGGTGTGGTCCTGAGCGTGTTCTTCGGAGTGGGCATTGTGATGAGCCGTCTCATCCAGAACAACGCCGCGGGTGGAGCCAAGGCGGGGTTGGAGTCGTACATCCTGGGAAAAACCGCTGGGATCTTGATGTCTGACCTTCTGGTCATCGCGGTGGTCGCGTTGATCAGCGCGTTGTTAGTGGGATTGATGTTCAAAGAGTTCCTCATGGTGGCGTTCGACGAGGGATTCGCTCGGGCGGTGGGCTTGCCCACCACCACGCTCGATCTAGCGATGACGAGCTTGACGGCGTTGACGGTGATCGTGGGGCTGCCGGCGGTGGGCGTGGTCATGATGGCCGCGTTGCTGATTATTCCGGCCGCCTCGGCCCGCCTTTGGTCGGACCGCTTGGAAATCGTGTTGCTGGTTGCCGCCAGCCTGGGTGCGGTCGCCTCGGCCAGCGGCGCGTTGACCAGCGCGGCGTTGAATTTACCCGCAGGCCCCACGGTTGTCCTCAGCGGCGCTGGTCTGTTCCTGCTCTCGCTCCTCCTCGCGCCTCGCCGTGGGCTGTTGACGACCCGCTGGCGCGCGTGGTGCCAAACCCAAGCCCTTAAAATCACCGACCCCCGATTCAACCGAGCGATGATACGCGCGTTCTTCGAACGCCATCCCCAAATGCTAAACGACCTTGAGGATTTGAACTCTCTACGTCTCGAACGCCTCCTTTCACCAGAGGAGTTCGCCGCGTTGGCGGAGCGAGTTCGCCTCGATCTGGTCCGTGAGGAGACTCAGGAGGCGCGATCATGA